The Osmerus eperlanus chromosome 20, fOsmEpe2.1, whole genome shotgun sequence DNA segment AAGTTTGCCGATTTGGCATGTGTATATTCCATGACCTGGGATTAAGGCGGGGTGACCAGATGGGGTAGAAGCTGAGTTAGGGACAGTTAAAGCCGACGTGGGTTTATGAGAGTTGTCGGGGCTGGTGGCTGTCTCTGCCAATGACCATATCTTGGGCTTGCTCTGTGCTGGCCTCTGGCACTCCTGGCCATTGTGGGGAATCTCCACTTTGCCCACCGGGGCCTTGACAAGAGAAATGGGCCCTTCCATTCCTCGTAGGGCCTCCACAGACAGCGTCCTTTTGTTGTCTAAATTAGCCGAATCCGACCCCTCACTGGCCGCCAAtaacccttctccctccccggCCCTCTGATCCCCGCCGTCCTCCTCAGAACGTTCGATATCTACGGTCTCTAAATCAAtttcttcatcttcatcatcctcgCTCCCGTTTTTCTCTGGCTCGTCTTCGTTGTCACTGCTGAAGATCCGTCCGTCTCTGTCTTCCGCGCTGCGTCCCCACGTCACCTTGTTCTCCTTCTTCAGCCGCCTGCGCGCGTTGGCGAACCACGTGGACACCTGCAAGAATAGTGGATTCATTTAAGTTACACAGGCGTAGTGAAGGCACGTAGACAAAGCTGAAAGACATACACGCTACCTGTGTCAGCGTCATCTTGGTGATGATGGCCAGCATGATCTTCTCTCCCTTGGTGGGGTACGGGTTCTTCTGGTGCTCCTGCAGCCAAGCCTTCAGGGTGCTAGTGGTCTCCCGGGTCGCTGTCTTAGCTCTGGACGGGTCACCGTACTGGTACTGGCTGTACGGATAGAACCCTTGGGCGGCGTGGACAGCCAGGCCAGTCGGGTGGGCTcctggactgtctttcaggtcATACTGCGAGCCCTGATAAACAGAAAGTTACTTGTCATGTTGACTTCCTTTCAGAAAATATTATACTTCTTCCAGGTAAGCCACttaccagagaaggaaggaacaTGTTAATTATACGAACAAATAGGCCTTGCTATGTGCATTTGAACCAAAACTAAACAGTGTGTGTTTTCTACTGTTTAACAGTAAAACAAAATGCACAAAAAAAACACGAGATGCTTAGACTGCAGCTGCCAATCTGAAAAAGGGGCCTATTGTTTTAATAGCCTATAAACCACATTTTCTGGTTTCAATTTCAGTCGCATCagacaaaaacgtaatttgcaAAATTGGTTCCTATGACAAATTTATCATGAAATcattgtaggcctacattttacAAAATGATTCAGTTGTTTCTTATGTGTCAGGCCTATGACAAAGAATGAGCCATTTGTAAATAATATATCGGACGGGATATATTGTTCTAACTAGTTACCATTTTagattttcttctttctttggggatattttgtttaattgtatgtcttttaaaacatattttgGGAACGAAAAACATTATTCTTCTTAATGCATACGATGTGCCTTAACGCATCACAGTTGAGAATTAAAACAATGACTTTTGATAATGGGAAAATGTATATTCAATATCACTAGTTATAAGATGGACTTTGTTTTGGAATACAACTTTAATAATGTATTACCCTATAGGACGGACAAATACATGATTAAATTAGACAGCCCCTTTTAGTCATTTTGATAATGGGAAAATGTATATTCAATATCACTAGTTATAAGATGGACTTTGTTTTGGAATACAACTTTAATAATGTATTACCCTATAGGACGGACAAATACATGATTAAATTAGACAGCCCCTTTTAGTCATTTTGGCTCGCGCGATTGTCAGTTTACATGCAGTTGTAGGTGgtctatattttttatttctcgGAAAACTTGAATTCTCTCAGTCTAGGCTACACAAAAATATCTTTCTCACCATCTGGGATATGAGGGCGAGGTCTGCTCCGCTGTAGGGCAGAAAGGCACTGTAGTTGTGAGCCGCCCACGGGCTTCCATACATCCCCAACATGGAGCTAACAGCAGCCGCAGTAGCTGACGAATTCACGCCTCCCTCGGTGCCTCCTTCCCGGGTAGATCCAGCCCGATCTCCCCCGTAGACCTCTTGGGAGGCACTTAGGAACTGGGGGTACCCCAGCTGAGAGAAAGACATGTCCACAGACTCGTAAATCTCTCTCACGCAATGCCACAAGGGGAAAAAATTGAAATAGGAATTCCCAGAAAGGATAAGGATGTCTAAATCACTGAAGCCAATCTGTCAACTCCACTTCCCGACGGCGCAGTTCCTCCGAAGAACGGTAAGTTTGGCACTTAAGAGCACACTGATGCTTCGCTCTACCCGCCGGACTCTCAATGTGGAGCTGACGGGATGATTGGCAGGCTACTTAAGCGCCAAGCCCCTCCTATGCCCGGGGGAGGCGATTAGTGCATTGGttgggtcgtgtgtgtgtgtgtgtgtgtgtgtgtgtgtgtgtgtcacaaatGCATCTTTCTTCGTACTACTACAATTCTCAgcacctccaccctgctggaTAGCATGATGCAGTGATTCCTTTCCAGTAATTCAATAATTACTCCGTTTAATAAATACTACATTCATCCACGTCATTAGATATTGTTTCATTCAAAATCTTCATAATTAGACATAAATATTACTTTTAAAAAGAATCGTTTAAAGTTGTAGTGTAGTGGATTCAGAGACAGAATGCACGGCAGATGGCCGTAGGCAGCGTTGATGCGGTCGACCAGATACGGGTGGAATGTCGGGCGATATTGACGGAAGTCAGTGGAGCATATTTTCAGATTTGAAGATAAAGATAGCAGCGAGATTCGTCTGTCTTGGAGATGGCTGAGATACGAGGCACGTACACCCGTGTCCAGTATAGAAACGACAGATGCAACACAAAATGCAAACTAGTCTACAGACCAGTCTGTAGCTTGACTTCAGGACATAGCCTGACATGACTTCATTGAAGTTGTATTTTTGTCTATATCTCAGTATCAATTTTTGAAAGGTTGGTGCTGTATTGTTTTAAAAGTGGaagttttcaaaaaaaaaaaaacagtgcttgGAGATACTGGGAAATCTGAAAAAAACTGAACATGGATGCGAATTTATTGATATCCCAGTCAATCCATAAAAAGTACCGGTTACTATTTTGACCCCCCATGCATAATATATTCatacctctctcatccctctctctttttaaccCACCCCCTCtttctataacacacacacacacacacacacacacacacacacacacacacacacacacacacacacacacacacacacacacacagacacacacagacacacacacactgctaatgaGGTTGAACACCTCGCACGATCTGCCGTACCCCCGCGGATGTGGACTCTATCAGAGGTTAGCTCAGTAATTACTTATGCCCATAAATACAGATTCATAATTTCACGCTGGAGTAGCTTATGAGTTTGGCTAGCCTGTCgcttcccccaccccaccctcactccaccccaccaccaccccctccagtCCTGTGATGCAGAAAGAAGCCTCTAATGATTTAATTACAGCACTTAAACCTCTCTCTGGCTAAATGAtggccctctctctcagccagtTCTTCTCTGGCACAGGGACCCAGCTCTTCTCTCATGAATCTCAAAGCTGTTTTCTAAACACATATCATGACGAGCAGCTCTGGGGGTATGCACATTCgtgagtgtgttttgtgtgtgtgtgtgtgcgggcgtgcgtgtgtgtgtgtgtgtgatggatgttTAATCTCCATGGCATTTTAAATGGCATTCATGGAGAGCGGTTATATCCTCATTGCCAAGGTAAATGGAGCCAGGGGACTCCATTCCAGCTCGATAAAAGAGCAACGTTAAAAACCCTTACCATCtcacccccccactctctctctctctctctctctctctctctctctctctctctctctctctctctctctctctctctctctctctgtgtctcacacaaacacacacacacacacacactcctacccccactctctctcttgctcacttAAAATTAATGCCTCTCTCATGACAGGGTAGGGAAACGAGACATATCCACCATCTAATAGGATAATATAGCCCTAtccacaccccccctctccttctctctctctcttattccctcgctctctctctctctctctctctctgcctttgtaGCTCCCTGATTTCCATAGTGTCTCTGTGGAGAGGCAGTTAATGAATTCCTCTGAgctggagaaagggggagaacgGTTTGGCggtttagagaaagagagagagagagaaagagagagggagagagagagagggagagagagaggggagagagagggttagggggaaAAAGGCTTTGAGCTATGCCATTCAACTTCACAGCCTCGGACTGCTTGTGTattcagcggtgtgtgtgtgtgtgagagagagagtgtatgtgtgtgtagtgtgtgcaacCAGGCCTTTTAACATGAACCTGCTAAGACTACCAAATATTTAGACTGGCCTCAGACCTTTTTTCATGGGGACGGTGTATCCAAGAATCTCTGGGGGCAGTTTGACTCTATTTGAATGCTATTCCCAACCATTAGCCTCTTCCCAGACAAAGGAATAACTTACTGGAGAATACACACAAATGGCCCCAGATTCAGTCACTCttcctaaccacacacactgaggtcagTCCTAACAGAGCTTTCCTGGTGGAAAGATGATGGGTTATTTCCAAGTCCACATTAATACTTTATTTACCCAGAGAAAATAGATAAATAAATCACTCGATGATTACCTcgtgaatctttttttttttttttgggggggggggggggggggggagagtcccAGTTCAGAAAGGTAAAAGGTTTGCTGCTGCAGGTGTTGTTTGTAATGTCATGTGAAATGCGCAAATGCATTCATCCAGTTTTCACTTGATATCTGTGTATCTTCTGCTGGAAGAAACCTGCATCACGTGTTGCTGTTTATCCTCAGGCATGACTAAGAcggagaggaaggagacaggcGACAATGTCAgggttttttgtttgttcactGCCTAAAGTGGATCAATTTATGTGATCTTGATTTCAAAACAGATCAATTAAATCAGTGACCTTCATGTTATAGAGTAGGTTcttatgtgttttattttattgaagtatttCTTTGTAAGTGCTGTAAtgaaaaaaaaggcctaacacAAAACAAGTTGTGAAATGTGGGTGCATTGCATCACAAAGACTAACAAACAGAAGTAATATGAAATAATATTTAATACTCAACAAATTATTCCCACAAGAGAACAATGAAATAATTAACGATGCCAAATTAATTAATTACTAAAAGATTGCCTAACCAAAATGATCTACAATAACCACATGGGGCAGCACCCATAAAGTACACGGCTATGTGATGGAGGGTACATAAGATACAATTTAATTTGTATAACTCTTTTTcatagagggcttcacatatgccaaATGAACTgcaactaaaacaaccaaaacccCTCAaacaagacaaggaaaaactccctggAAAACTCAGAGGGAAAAAATGGAAGTGAGTGCAATTCATGGAGGAATCCCCTCCTCCGGAGATGCTGGGTGATACAGAGAGGTGCCTCCATAGGCTGAACACAATTATGCAGTAAGAATAGAGATAAACGTGCAACATATGCAAGTGAATGAATAGCGAAACGCATGCAGACATTCAGAGCTCTGAATTAGTGTAGCATTTATTGAATTGTATTTAATTTGATGGGCAGCTTACACATAACCATGTCCCTGCACACAGAACCAAAACAAAACACCATGTCAACTATTCTGATACGAATAAGCAAGTgcaaatggctttgctcgcaagAATGGACAGTagtgacaacaacaaaactcaAGACGATGACAATTCTAACAGCTAGAACCAAGACTCCAGAACAGAAGACAGGTGAGGCTTCAATAGAGGGAAGGACCGTCGATTGGCTCGGAactggtgtgtgtatgatgacAGGTGGGACGGACAGGCCAATCGTGGACAGACACCTGAACGGTTGAATGAGACTGAGGAGGAGACATGGACAGGAAGACGAAAACACATGAGAGGGAACGCTCACGAACGCAGGACGGAGGGATGAATAGAAACGCTTTTAGTTAGTTGTTTAGTTAGTCCGTCAGTCAGTTAGATATCCTTTTTTCCCCATGAAAACTATTCCGTACATTGAATTAAACTTGAGTTTGTTTTATCTAATATATTAGAGGAAAAGCCAACCCACATACAATGACTCACAAAAAAACGGTGACTTAGCTTAACCAAGATGAAGGCTGTTTGTTTCAGCAGTTCGAACCCAGAGGGGAAATGTGACACAAAGACACTATCACCAGCAATTAGTGGATGTGTCAGTGTTTGTTTGTTAATAGCTTCTCTAGAGGCTCAATAGGAGTCATTTACAGTGAATGAGCCAACAACAAACCGTGACCTCTAGCAGGGGGGGGTCAGCCACAGTCAGCCTCTCCGGAAAACAACCGCTTCATTCGTGGAATTCCACGCAAAGTTTTACGTTTGCAAAATCGCTAACTCTTGCTGGCTGTTGTCGAGAGCTATTAAATACTGTTCCATCATTCCCTGCAGGGAGTGTGGTGAAACAAGCCATGTTCTACAAGATTGCTGACTGAAAAAAAGGTGAGATCCCACCTCCTTCTCGGTGAAGAAAAGCTCAGCGGGGCACCTTTCTCATGGCCAGGCATCTGATTGTTTTCTAAACGGATTATTAACTCTATTGTTACAGTAGGGGTCACTTTAATTCTTCTCAGGGCCTATTAGCATTGCtttaaagaacacacacacacacacacacacgcacgcacgcacacacagccacccacacacacacacactctgattgCTGTGCTCTGGGCTTTGAGTCTTCTGTCTTTGTTGTTCTCAGTGGGAGGGGAATGATACCGTCATAATGCTGTTAAAGACAATACTGTAGCTTAAAAGAGGGAagggctcagtgtgtgtgtgtgtgtgtgtgtgtgagtttgtgagtgtgtgtgccttgcgATGAAAAGGTGCCCTCAGGAAGACCAGAAGCTTAATGCAATAATGCTGACTTCAACGGAATCCTCAAAGGCTTCAGAGTTCAAGCTCTGCCCAGGCCTCTACTCCCCACAGCCCCCGATCATAGCTTGAACAACTTTATTTCGTCATTGAATGATTGATACGATATGAACAATCTAGATTAAAATTACTATCAATACCACAAATTgtaacattgtaaaaaaaaatctgattgaGCGTTGTGTGCACGACTGACTATAAAGTTTTACCTTTCAAAGTAAAAAAATCTCAGAttttacattcaaaacaatacccAGATTAAGATGCAGAGGAGTTTGCTCTTTGGCTGGTATTGACCACATGAATGTGGTGAAGGGTATCCAGAGGCGTGCGGATCACAGCTTCCCCCAACGTTAAGCTCCCTTtctgggagagggaagaggagggtatCCCTTACAGGCCTGACCTCCAGCCatgccctccaccccacctcggGGTCGGAGGTTACATCAATGGAGTCCCTAGGGCCCACTGTCTGCAACAGGACTTAATCAGCTATTAACTAGAGGAGGGAACgaaagaaacagagggagagaacaggaagtagagagagagagagagagagagagaacatgaggggtggagagagagaaagaagagagaaggagtgaaagaaaaggagagaaagaaaaggagagtgagataaagatagaatgagagagaaaaggggatagagagagagagagatagagagagagagaaagaaagagagagggggggagatgagagatgGGGACAGATCTGAACGTCTCTCTTTTATCAAGATGGAATGGAGTCCCCCGGCTCCATAGGGTTCAGCAATGATGAGAAAATCACTCGACAAACGAGAGAGATGTTGAGTACAGCGCTAATATCCTCCACTCACCCGAAGTGCTGCTCTAATGGAAAAGGACTAACGACAGCAGTGCGTTTATTGAAACGTTGATACTCTGGTGCGAGCTGGATTGAATGCAGTGCCCATTACAGTAAAAGGAATAAAACAACCTTGCTGACAGACCGAAATTTGCAGGGATTTGTTCCCTAACACACCGCCAGAGCACAACCCCAGAACACGGCACAGAACACAACGTTCACCACAACAGCGGGCAGGTAACCATGCAGCAGGTAACCGAGGGGCTGGTGACGTGAGCGGGTGACATTGTCAGCCTTGGAAGGGTTcaaggaggggtggagtgtgggggtgaggagggtgagaggggggtgagggggggcatTCCACACAGCGTCTCCGAACACGGTGTCTCGTTAGCAGCCCCTGGGCTCCTCTCCCTAGCACCATCACAGTGATGAGATGTTGTGTTAGGAGGAGTTCCAGGTCATTACCAGactatgcgtgtgtgcgtgtgtgtgtgtgtgctcgtgtgtgtgtgtctcgttaTCTGTTCTCGGCCCTCTGTTGGGTTTACTCAGCTTGCATAGTTTACACACTGCTCTTTGATTGTTTACCATCCTCAAATATGATGTGGAGCACGTCTGCTTGACAGTTTGCTTCTGTGAgtgggcacgtgtgtgtgtgcattatgtgcatgtacagtaccagaACCCGAGCCCTCCAATGTAACGCTGCGCCTGACCTGACCTGTTAAACTCACAGTACAAAGCACTCATACAATCCAACACACCTTCCAGAAGTCTGGTAATGATTCTTCATCAATGAGGCCAATGTGTCTCGCTCTCATTCCCTGGCAAATATTAGTCCAGAGGCACCACTTAAACTGTAATTATCCCTCTAACCCTTTGTTTTCTCTCACAACAGGCTCCGTCAACCAACTTAAATAAAACCCAAGACCATAGGATGTTCTCCTCAGCCAGCCCCTAAGCCCTGTCTCCGCTTACTGTTAAAACACAGCCACAGTTCCCGGCTGTCTGCGACACTTGCTCTTTTGCCGCGCAGCACAATGGAGGGGACAGAGGCATTCTAGGGATGGAGtggaaggagaaaggaaagaaagataTTTCCGGGgtggctctctttttctctcagcgAGGTTTAATTCAGGACTAAGAATGTGCCTGGATTGTAGTGAACTGTTGAGGAGGGTCACGGAGGAGGGTCgggcctactgtgtgtgtgtgcgtgcgtttgcgtgtgtgtgtgtgtgtgcgtgcgcatagGACTCCATAGGCTGTGGGACTCCACAGTAATGCACTGGGTGATGATAGATCACTTCATATTTTAGTCACGCAGGGAGAGGGCAATTACTTAAACCATGACAGATTGCCTCAGCATAACACACTTAGAAttaggatctctctctctctctctctctctctctctctctctctctctctgtctctctctctctctctctctctgtctctgtctctgtctctgtctctcactcaatctctctctctcactctctcactccctctcccacaagagacaaacacacacatatgcatacacacattcttTGTGGAATCTTGTGGTTTTCCAAGCGAATTACTTCCTTACGCTGTTGAgctattgagtgtgtgtgtgtgtgttgtgcttgactaagcatgtgtgtgcagggggtaACAGTGCCATCTGTCAGGCTGCTGTAGCCCTTGCCCTGCCCAGCTGGTGGGCACTTGGTAATGGGAGAGGACTTCCTTATCTCTCCCCCTGTGAGGGACCCATTAGTATGCAACTCCCACtgtcagagaagagagagagagagggttgcagagagagagaaagagagagggaaagaaagacagagagtggatggaggaagggagagatagtTCTGTTGAAGGGTTGAAATATGCCATGGCCAGTCAGCTGGGACCTAGAGTGTCAAGTGATGGGAGAACTTTGCCAATGTTCTGCTCAAAATAAATTATCATATGAGACAGTGAAAtgcagagagatagaaaaaagagagagataaatgttgtttgtgtgtgtgcacgtgtgtgtgtgtttgtgagccttgtgtgcgtatgtgcctgtgtgtgtgcagagcaaTTGGCTCTGTGTGCTGGACAGTATAATGAGGGTGAGGGATAATTAATATTATAGCTTCATGTTTGTTTTAGTTACACTCTCTCATACTCAACACTGACAGTTGTTACCAGCCTCCACAGCtctgtcaatctctctctctctcgctctctctctctctctctctctctctctctctctctctctctctctctctctctctctctctctctctctctctctctctctctctctctctctctctctctctctctctctctctctctccctctcaatctatctctctctctctctctctctctctctatctctctctccttttctctctgtctttttctctgta contains these protein-coding regions:
- the irx1b gene encoding iroquois-class homeodomain protein IRX-1b, encoding MSFSQLGYPQFLSASQEVYGGDRAGSTREGGTEGGVNSSATAAAVSSMLGMYGSPWAAHNYSAFLPYSGADLALISQMGSQYDLKDSPGAHPTGLAVHAAQGFYPYSQYQYGDPSRAKTATRETTSTLKAWLQEHQKNPYPTKGEKIMLAIITKMTLTQVSTWFANARRRLKKENKVTWGRSAEDRDGRIFSSDNEDEPEKNGSEDDEDEEIDLETVDIERSEEDGGDQRAGEGEGLLAASEGSDSANLDNKRTLSVEALRGMEGPISLVKAPVGKVEIPHNGQECQRPAQSKPKIWSLAETATSPDNSHKPTSALTVPNSASTPSGHPALIPGHGIYTCQIGKLHNWTNAAFLSANSLLSMRSLLGANAAAHLPLHGAQLRQDARAARASGTEDDSDDESSQSFSPKRDDEESDSHRSDSPKSSFHLIADRSHHGASQRTLTSTL